From Pelagibacterium flavum:
TCTCGGTCTATGTATTTGCCGCGCTCATGGCTGGCATTACCGGGGTTCTGGAAGTCGGCTGGCTCGGCGGCGTCACCACAAATCTCGGTCAGGCGATGGAACTTACCGTCATAGCGGCTGCGGTTATCGGAGGAGCCAATCTTGCTGGCGGTGTTGGAACGGCCTTTGGCGCAGTTGTCGGTGCGCTGCTGATCGAGGTGATCCGCAATAGCCTCATTTTGTTGGGCATCAGCACTTTTTGGCAGGGCGCCTTTGTCGGCACCTTCATCGTAATTGCAGTGGCCTTTGACCGCTTTCGCAATTTTCGCTCATCGGAATAACCGCCACCCACGCAACAAGCGCCTCGCAGGACGCACGTATCACTCGGCAATTTCTCAGAGCCCAACCCGAAAAGAGTTGAGCAGTTTCAGCAGGTTGTGATTCAGTTCGGTTGCGAGACTGAACGGAGAACACAATGGCCTGGACCGAAACTGCCCGACACGAGTATGCGCGACGTGGGCGTCGTTATTCAAGCGATCTGACCGACCAGGAATGGGCGATCATCGCGCCCCTCATGCCGCCTGCGCGATCTATCGGTCGACCGAGGACCACGAATTTGCGGTCCGTGATGGATGCTGTGCTCTACATGGCCTCGAGCGGTTGCCAATGGAGCCTGCTGCCAGGAGAGTTTCCGCCACCATCGACGGTGCAGCGCTATTTCTATGACTGGCGTGACAGCGGTTTGCTCGCCATCATCAACCATCACCTGGTGATGATAGCCCGCGAGTGCGAAGGGCGTGAGGCTTCACCCTCGGCGGGCGTGATCGACAGCCAAAGTGTCAAGACCACCGAAAGCGGCGGGGTCCGGGGCTATGATGCAGGAAAGAAGATCAAGGGTCGCAAGCGCCATATCGTCACCGACACGCTGGGCTTAATGGTAGGGCTGGTCGTCCACAGTGCCGATGTCCAGGATCGGGACGGTGCTGCCACCGTGCTCCAATCGATCCGTTCGAGCTTTCCCTGGCTGCGTCATGTCTTCGCCGATGGTGGCTATGCTGGCCCCAAATTACGCGGTTCATTGGCCAAGATAGGCCGCTGGGATCTGCAAATCGTCAAACGCTCCGACACTGCCAAGGGGTTCGAGCTCTTACCGCGCCGCTGGGTCGTCGAGCGCACCTTTGCCTGGTTGGGACGCTGTCGGCGCTTGGCCAAAGACTGGGAAAGATCGGTCGCCAGCGCCCAGGCGTGGATCTTCATCGCACACATCCGAATCCTAACACGGCGGATCGCAAGGCACTGCAATTGCTCATAGAGTTTCGAGTCGGGCACTCAGGCGCTTTGGCGCGATCAACCGAACTGGGCGACGTCTTGCGAGGCTGTATCAGTCGATTCACGCGCGATTAATTCGCACGTGATTTTGGTGCGCGTCGGGGAAAGTTCCAGCCCCCCGACAGTATCGAGCAAAATTTCGGCGGCCGAGCGGCCCATTTCGTAAAGCGGCAGCACGAGCGTTGACAGCGGCGGGTGCAGGTACTGGGCAATTTCACGATCATCAAACCCGATTACCGCGACATCGTCGGGCACGACCAACCCCAATTCCTTGAGCGCATCAAAACATCCCAAGGCCGTCAGATCATTCGCGCAAAAAATTGCGTCTGGCCGATTATCTAGCTTCATGAGCTCATGCGTCATCTCGTACCCGGCTGAGGGCTCCCAGTTGCCCGGCCGCACCAGCGCGGGGTCGAATGGGATGTCATTGCTGGCCAGCGCTTGCTTGTATCCTTTTAGCCGATCACGCGCCGCATCCACTCCGTCTTGTCCATTGATGAACCCGATCCGCCTCCTGCCCATCGCCAACAAGTGCTCGGTGGCTGTCCTTCCTCCGATCAAGTCTCCTGGCAGAACGGAATGGAACTTGCGCTCGTCGTCATAACAATTGACCAAAACAAGACGCCGGCTGGCAAGCAATGGCGGCACCTGAACCCGCCGCGTGAGGATTGTCCCATACAGTACGCCGAGAATGGGAAGGCTGCCCAGTCCCGAAAGGATATTGGTCACGGCGTCGGCATCGCCGTGACTGACCGCTAGCAATACGCTGATGCCATATTCCAGTGCTTTGTCTCTGGCACCCTCGAACGCCAGCGACATCCACGGATCGGTGGATGTCTCGTCAGCGATGAAAACGATCGTTGACTTTCCATCCGGAGCCGCACGAGAACCTCGGCGGACAAATTTATAGTCCAGCTCCCGGGCGGCATCGAGAACCTTTCGACGGGTATGATCAGCGAGTCTCGCACCCTTGCTGCCGCTTAGGACGAGTGAAACTGTGGCTTGGGAGACACCCGCTGCGGCCGCAACGTCCATCATAGTGGCTCGCGCCCCCCCCGGTTTCTTATTGGATTTCGACATCAACTCCGTCGCGCTGCTAGAATTGGGATCAATTTGGTCTGGCTCCATCACGTTCGTATAGCACTATTTCGAGCGTACCCGGCAATTGCGCGGTCGCCAGTGAGCAAAGCAGAAACAAAGCCTCGCTCCCGACTCGATCAGTGGTCTGATCTCTGGATCGGCCATACCGGAAGCTGGTAAGCGAAAAGGCAGGTAAACCATCGGGGGCAGAGGAAACGCTGCCCCCATTTCTTCGTCCTTCAATGAGTAACAGTATGCTGTCTCGCCGCCCGTTGCCTACTTCGGCCAACACCCACGCTTTATATGGCTCGGTCTGGCAGGCTGCCTTACCTTTGATGGTCTTGGCGCTAGGCCACACAATCTCCAACCTCGTGCGAACGCTTCCGGCGGTCTCTGCTGATCTGGTCGCTCAGGACCTGATGGTATCCGCGGGCGATATCGCAGCAATGACCGGATTTTATCATTTGGCGTTCGCTGCCGGACAGATTCCGGTAGGGGTTGCCCTTGACCGCTACAGCGTCAAAGCGGTCGTCAGCACCCTCCTGGGCATCGTTGTCGTAGGGTCGGTTTTTGCTGCGCTCGTGCAAGGGCCGGCAGGCTTTGTCACAACGCAGATTGTTCTGGGCATCGGATGTTGTGGCATGCTCCTGTGTCCCCTCACTTATGCCGCACGAACGACCGACCCGAGCCGGTTTGCCCTCTGGTCAGCCGTGATTTTGGCGATCGGCAACACCGGCATGGTGATTTCGGCAAGCCCGATGGCATGGCTCATCGAGCAGTACGGCTGGCGACTAGCCTATGGTTTGCCCGCACTGTTTGCGCTGATCGTGCTCGTCACTGTGCAGCTGACCATTCGGCCGGTGCGCGCATCGCACGAACTGCCCGCCAGCGTGGGTTCGGAAATTAGAGAAGTGCTGAAAATTGGCATTTCGCCAGTACTTCGCGGTGTTATCGTCCTCGCCTTTGTATCTTTTGCGGTCATGATCGGCGTCCGCGGCATGTGGGGCGGACCCTGGCTGATGGGGGCCAAGGATATGGCTAGGGTCTCGGCAGGCAATGTATTGCTTGTCTTGACGCTCATGCTGATTGCCATGCCGATGATCGTTGGACTCATCGAAAGACGTTTTGGCCGCAGTTACATGTTGTTGGCGGTTGGCCATGTGCTGGCCGGTGTGGCCCTTGTTCTGCTTCCGGCCGGGGCAGAAAACGGCTTGCTTGCGCGCGTGATGGGCGTTGACGTTCTCTCGGCAAGCTTTGATATCACTTTGATTATTGCATTCGGTATCGTGATTTCGGTTCAGCCACTCTTGTTCGCGCTCGGACGCGCCTCCGTCGAACCCCGGCATGCCGGCAAGGCGCTTTCCGCGGTCAACCTGTCATTCTTTGTCGGGGCGGCCATTGTTCAGGCGGCATCAGCTCCAGTGAACGCCTCATTTGGTCTGGCGGGGGTCCTGGTGTTTTTAGGTGTACTCAGTATGCTGGGTGGATTGGCCTTCTGGTTCCTGCGAAAAATTGGGGCCGAAGATGTCCGATGACTTGGGCAGAGGAAAAATCGTCTTGCTCACGAGACCGCACGGCCAAGCATACGGCATGATGAATCGGTCCGGAAGCTCGGATTGGCTGCCTATAACGAGCCGATAGTGGAAATCGAACCAATTTCCGGACCGATGGGATGGTCATCCAACCTTGCAGCGGTTGTGGTTACCTCGCCAAATGGGGCACGATGTTTGGAAGGCGTCGCCGGTCTTGGCGAAACCCTTATCCCAGGATTTGCGCAAGCGGCTTGTCGAGGCCGTTGAAGAGGGCAGTTCGGCGCGGGCGGCGGCTGCGCGCTTTCAGGTGAGCCCTGCGGCGGCGGTCAACATCGTCCGGCGCGCCCGCACCTGGATGACCCGGACATCCACGCCGTCTTCCAGTAGATGGGTGGCAAAGCTGTGCGTTACGCAATCTGCTAAACGAGGCAGTTGCTTCCCGCTGCGCGGAATGATCTCAGCCACGTCCCGGCAGGGACGGCTCGGTGCGTTCGGTAAGGAACGCTGTCGGGTGAATGTCGGCAAATTCATCGGAGGCAGCGCAACTGTAAAATCAGGCAGGGGCAGGCGTTCCTTCGTGCCGATTGAACATCTCGCCTGTTTGAAGCATGGTATGCATGATCACTGCCAACTTGCGCGCCAGGGCGACGGCCGCTCGCTTGAAGCCAAGCCGTTCTTTCAGGCGCAAAGCCGAGACTCGCAAGGTGCTGTTATCCCTCGACCGGTTCAGAAGGACGGCGGCCGCCTCGTATAACAGACCGCGTAGATGACTGTCGCCACGACGAGAGATATGGCCGTCATGATCAATCTCGCCTGACTGGTAGCGCCTCGGGGTCAATCCCACCCATGCGCCCACGGCGCGAGAATTTCTGAAGTTCGCCGGGTCCTCCACGGCGGCAACGTAGGCGGAAGCTGTGACGGTGCCTACACCGGGCACTGACATCAGCAGGCGACAACGTTGGTCTTCACGTGCCATCGCGACGAGCTGTTTGCTCAACTCAGCTGCCCGGTATCGAATATCACTCCAGGCCTGAAGCATTGGCACAACGATGCGCGCCAGCGCTTTTTCACCTTGCAGAAGGTCGCGAACATTGCGCTCGAATACGCTACCCGCGCCTTTAGGCACAACGAGGCCAAAGGTCTTCATCAACCCATGAATTTGGTTGGACATCTGCAGACGCATCTTGAGAAGATGGTACGTGCGGTAATCAACGTGCGGATCAACATGCTGTCGAACCCTTTGACCCGAACCTCTCGATAGAACCCCACCTCGGCAAGATGTGCCAGGCCATCGGCATCGTTCGCATCGGTCTTGTTTACCGCCATGTCGAGCGCGGCCTTGGCATGCCGCGCATCGATACAGATCGCCGGCAGGCCCTCTGCCGTCAGCGCATGGTAGAACCATACCGACAATGGTCCCGTCTCGAACACGACCCGCCGGGCATACGGCGCGCGCTTGCGGATCACTGCGGCAATCAGTTGCGGATCGGACGCGCACTTGCCCCGCCAAATCCTATTGCCGTCCTTCCGGATCGATACTGCCGTCTCTTTCATGGATACGTCGAGACCGATATAGTGCTGCATGGCTGTCCTCCGTTCGATGCCTGGGCCCGGTTCTCATCGTGAGCCCGTACTTCATCCTACCGGGGGACAGCCAGCTGGCCAGACATTCCAACATCGCCGCCATATCAAACGGTGGCCGCCGCTCCCCGCGATTACATCATGTTCGTTCACCCCACCCCATAGCGTTCGTTGCAGTCCACTAGCCCATCCCGAATCTGCTATCGGTTGCCTCAAAACGGATTGGCGACGGAAAGAGACCGACCATGAGACCGAGCCTAAGGGCAAAAGCTATCTCCGTCTGCGACGATAAGATCGTGAAGAAGGGTGAAGGCGTCGGATTGTCATTCTACGCGTTCTTTGCGAACAAGAATGATAACCCTGATCTTCTTATGGAAGCTGCTGAATGGTGGATAAAAACCCATGGCCTGGATCACTTCGAAAAAGCGATCAAAATCCGTGAGATGATCAACGCCGGGCGATAAGAAATGGCTCACCAGGATAGGTCACCGAGCATGAGAAACCATCTGATTCGTCACGGTGCACCCGATTGCCCGCCACAGCCATCGCTATCAAGCAAGGAGTATCGCGGTTGGATGGACGCCTACCGCGCTGCGGGCATCATCGACAATCCTCCCGACTCTCTCAGAACGTGGTTGAAGGCAACTGGGGTGCAAAGCGTGTTTTCCAGTGTTCTGCCGAGATCCGTCCAGTCGGCGAGGGCCCTGGTAGGGTCGGAATATGTGCGAAGCTCAGCCTTGTTCAACGAAGCCGCTATCACAATCCCCCCGCTCTCGTTCCGCATGAAATCTTCTTTTTGGACCACTCTGGGCCGGATTATTTGGTTATGCGGCGGGGCTGCCGAGGAGCATGTTGCGGAATGCCAAGTGCGCGCACGTGCAATCGCAGACGTGTTGATGGAAGCCGCATCCGAATCTGAAACGGTCCTGATGGGTCACGGCTGGATGAACCGGATGACCGGGAAAGAACTGCGCAAAAGGGGATTTGAACGACTTACAGTCACGGCAAACGGCTTTTGGTCTCGCGCCAGTTTTCACAAACCCTCCCAAGCGTTTGGAAACGCATAGAGGGTGACAAGAGCTGCCAGACTGCAACGCACCGCAATCTGACCACGGGTCGCCGGCTGCCGCGACCACCGGCCTGGTTCTGGTGCACGAGCGGCTCGAGGGCTGCAAGTTCGTCTGGCCTCAGGTTCGCAATGGCGTTTTGACGCTTTCTCCCTCCCAGTTTTCTGCTCTGTTCGAGGGCATTGACTGGCGCATGGTGCGCCCGGAAGCCGAGCGTCGACCAACGGTGGCCCAATAGCTGCGGCTCAATGACTCAGGACGCTTTCGGCGATGGCGTCAGGGGCATTGTTGTGCATGATCAAGGTCATGACCGACGCCGCCCTTGCCCAAGAAAACGCCCGCCTCAAGGCGCGCCTCGCCGAGACCGAGGCTGCCCTGGCGGATGCCGTTGAGGCGCAGCGCCGGCTCGAGAGCATCATCAGCGAACTGCGCCGTGATCGGTTCGGGGCGCGCTCGGAAAAGCTCGATCCAGAGCAGTTCAATCTGCCTCTCGAAGACGTCGAGATGGCCCAGGGCATTCTCGATGCAGCTCAGGAGAAGGCCCAACGCGCCCTCAAGGGGGAGAAGGCCGCTCCCAAGCCTTCAGTCAAACGCGATCGCGGCCATCTCCCGGCACATCTGCCGCGGATCGAGAGGGTCATCGAGCCGACCAGCACGCTGTGTCCATGTGGCTGTGGTGAGATGGCACGGATCGGCGAGGACGTTTCGGAGCGGCTCGATATCGTGCCGGCCCAACTGCGTGTCCTGGTCACTCGGCGCCCGCGCTATGCCTGCCGTCGCTGCTCGGGTTCTGTTGTTCAGGCCCATGCACCCGAATACGTTGTTCCGGGTGGATTGCCGACCGAAGCTCTGATCGCCCAGGTCATCGTTTCCAAATTCGGCGATCATCTCCCCTTTTACCGACAGGCCGACATCTATACGCGTCAGGGGGTCGATCTCGACCGGGCAACGCTGGGCAATTGGGTGGGGCGAGCCAGCTTCCATCTCAAGCCGATCGTCGAGCATATGCGCTCCCATCTCCGAGACGCCGATCGCCTGTTCATGGACGAGACCCGCGCGCCGACCCTTGATCCTGGACGAGGACGAACCCGAACCAGCTATTTCTGGGCTGTCGTGCGCGATGATCGCAGTCACGGCGCCGCCGGGCCGCCCATTGTGATGTTCCACTACGCCCGAGGGCGCGGAGCCATCCATGCAAAATCCATCCTCGAAGGCTATCGCGGGCGTTTCCTGCAGTGCGATGGCTATGAGGCCTATGACAAGCTCACCGCCATCGATCGTCCCGAGGGAGGGTGGCAGCTGGTGCGCTGCTGGACCCATGTCCGGCGCCGCTTCATCAAACGACTTCAAAACGATGGTTCGCCCATTGCCGAACAGGCGCTGCGCCATATCGGTGAGCTCTATGCCGTAGAACAATCGGTCCGGGGATTTGCGCCCGAGGTTCGCCTTGCTGCCCGCCGCGAACTCTCGGCTCCCATCACTGCCGCGTTCCGTCCATGGCTCGAGGCCCAGCTCTCGCGCATCCCCAGAACCTCGACGCTGGCCGAAGACATTCGCTACACCTTGAGCATATGGCCTGATCTCATCCGGTTCCTCGACGATGGCCGGCTCGAGCTGGACACCAACCCGGTCGAGAACCAAATTCGGCCCCTCGCGAAGCGTGTTTCATTATGCACTCCATTGCTAAGTGTCTGTAAACATTGGAAGCGTGTTCGCGTCGACGGTGCGACACGGGCGACCTTTCCGGGCTATCGCGGTTTTGATCGTCTCCGACGCCAGGTCTTCGGCACGGATTTGGTACGGCGCACCGCGCACTACCTGAACAGCTGGGAGGGTGCCGGTCTTGATAAGGCGCCTGATCGCGTGGCGTGTAACGCCTAAAGCCTTGGCTGCCTCGGTCATGGTGAGCCATTCGCCATTTTTCTCAGCCGAACGGTAGGCATGGATGCCGCGAACCCGCCGAACCGACGAGACGCGGTGCGCCGTCCAAGTTTTTCCGTGGCCGGTGGGCAAACCCATCCGATTGAGCGACGCGGCGATATGCTCGTCAGACCAACGACCTGCCATGCTTCTCATTACTGCCAACGCATCTTCAGCTGTCGCGCAACCGTGTTCCCCCGCTTGGGGTTTGTGAACACGCAGTTCTGAGTGTTGGCCGCCCCGCCAGTGGATCGTGAGGACGACGTCCCGCACCGCATCGTCAACATCGACGATGATGTCGGCGATCAAGGTCCGGAGCAACTGCTGACGGGCACGCATCGTCACATCAGGCGCATCCCATGCCGCGGAGAGGTTTTCGGCCAAGTTGGCAAAAGCGCTTGGATCAACCTCGATGGTTGATGGGCTTCCGGGCGGTTGGCGTACTTCCAGATCCCGCACCCGGCGTAGCGCTACTTCCCAGTTTTTCTCCAGCTGGGCGGCAATCAGTCGATTGTCTGGATCACAGGCGGCATAGCGGCGCTCGGCGAGATTGGCCTCGTAACGGGCCTGCTGAAGTTCCAGATCGCGGATCTGGCGCTGATTATCTTGTCGTTCCCGGTGCATCCGCTCAGCCTCGAACGCGGCCTCGATCGCCAAGGGTTCTACCGCGCGCAGCAGCTCACGCGCAACAGCCGCGTCCACCCGAGGGCCTCCAAAGGTCATGCATCGGGGCAAGCCCATCATCAGGTTCGGCTTGTCGCAGCGATAGACGGGTCGGCTCTGCGGATTGCCGGTATAGGTGACCGACAGTCGCCGCCCGCACCGGGCACACGTCATCATGCCCGAAAGTAACGCCCGGCCGCCTCGGCCCGATTTCACACCACCGGCGCGACCGTAGTTGTTGAGGGCCAATTGCTGCTGGTTTCGCTCGTACTCGTCCCAGCTGATATAGCCTTCGTGGTGGTCTTTGATGAATACCTCCCACGTCCCGACCGGTTTGCTGTGGCCATAGCTCCGCCGCGCGCGCCCATCGACGATGGAGGTTCGTTTCTCGCTTTTCCCGTAAACATAAACTCCAGCGTAAAACGGGTTTTTGAGCACGGAGATCACGTTGCGATAGCGGATCGGCAGCCAGGTGAAGCTGGTCATGCGCCCTTCATCCGAAGGTCGAGGAAAGTGGATTTGATCGGCCGTCATCGATAACAACACTTGGCGCGCGCTGCCAAGTTCGCCGAAGCGGGTAAAGATGAGCCGGATCACCTCCTGCAAGCGCAGATCAGGGTCGAGCCCGAGACCCGCTTCACGGTGCCAGATGTAGCCGAACGGGACTGACAAGCGCAGTTCGCCACGGCGCGCCTTCGACCTGACAGCATCGTGCATTCGCGTTCTGAGCACGCCGAGCTCGAATTCGCTGATGCTGCCTTTCATGCCCAGGAGCAGGCGATCATTGGGTTGGCAAGGATTATAAACGCCGTCGTGATCGATGACACGGGCCTCGACGAGGCCGCAGAGCTCCAGAAGA
This genomic window contains:
- a CDS encoding IS5 family transposase gives rise to the protein MAWTETARHEYARRGRRYSSDLTDQEWAIIAPLMPPARSIGRPRTTNLRSVMDAVLYMASSGCQWSLLPGEFPPPSTVQRYFYDWRDSGLLAIINHHLVMIARECEGREASPSAGVIDSQSVKTTESGGVRGYDAGKKIKGRKRHIVTDTLGLMVGLVVHSADVQDRDGAATVLQSIRSSFPWLRHVFADGGYAGPKLRGSLAKIGRWDLQIVKRSDTAKGFELLPRRWVVERTFAWLGRCRRLAKDWERSVASAQAWIFIAHIRILTRRIARHCNCS
- a CDS encoding MFS transporter, whose protein sequence is MLSRRPLPTSANTHALYGSVWQAALPLMVLALGHTISNLVRTLPAVSADLVAQDLMVSAGDIAAMTGFYHLAFAAGQIPVGVALDRYSVKAVVSTLLGIVVVGSVFAALVQGPAGFVTTQIVLGIGCCGMLLCPLTYAARTTDPSRFALWSAVILAIGNTGMVISASPMAWLIEQYGWRLAYGLPALFALIVLVTVQLTIRPVRASHELPASVGSEIREVLKIGISPVLRGVIVLAFVSFAVMIGVRGMWGGPWLMGAKDMARVSAGNVLLVLTLMLIAMPMIVGLIERRFGRSYMLLAVGHVLAGVALVLLPAGAENGLLARVMGVDVLSASFDITLIIAFGIVISVQPLLFALGRASVEPRHAGKALSAVNLSFFVGAAIVQAASAPVNASFGLAGVLVFLGVLSMLGGLAFWFLRKIGAEDVR
- a CDS encoding DUF6500 family protein — protein: MRPSLRAKAISVCDDKIVKKGEGVGLSFYAFFANKNDNPDLLMEAAEWWIKTHGLDHFEKAIKIREMINAGR
- a CDS encoding LacI family DNA-binding transcriptional regulator, whose protein sequence is MMDVAAAAGVSQATVSLVLSGSKGARLADHTRRKVLDAARELDYKFVRRGSRAAPDGKSTIVFIADETSTDPWMSLAFEGARDKALEYGISVLLAVSHGDADAVTNILSGLGSLPILGVLYGTILTRRVQVPPLLASRRLVLVNCYDDERKFHSVLPGDLIGGRTATEHLLAMGRRRIGFINGQDGVDAARDRLKGYKQALASNDIPFDPALVRPGNWEPSAGYEMTHELMKLDNRPDAIFCANDLTALGCFDALKELGLVVPDDVAVIGFDDREIAQYLHPPLSTLVLPLYEMGRSAAEILLDTVGGLELSPTRTKITCELIARESTDTASQDVAQFG
- a CDS encoding recombinase family protein, whose product is MNGIDLIPTQLLKRKAVVYVRQSSQSQVMTNLESQRRQYDLVDIAREHGFMDVEVIDDDLGRSASGTVARPGFDRLVAWLCAGNVGAVLCQDASRLARNGRDWHHLLELCGLVEARVIDHDGVYNPCQPNDRLLLGMKGSISEFELGVLRTRMHDAVRSKARRGELRLSVPFGYIWHREAGLGLDPDLRLQEVIRLIFTRFGELGSARQVLLSMTADQIHFPRPSDEGRMTSFTWLPIRYRNVISVLKNPFYAGVYVYGKSEKRTSIVDGRARRSYGHSKPVGTWEVFIKDHHEGYISWDEYERNQQQLALNNYGRAGGVKSGRGGRALLSGMMTCARCGRRLSVTYTGNPQSRPVYRCDKPNLMMGLPRCMTFGGPRVDAAVARELLRAVEPLAIEAAFEAERMHRERQDNQRQIRDLELQQARYEANLAERRYAACDPDNRLIAAQLEKNWEVALRRVRDLEVRQPPGSPSTIEVDPSAFANLAENLSAAWDAPDVTMRARQQLLRTLIADIIVDVDDAVRDVVLTIHWRGGQHSELRVHKPQAGEHGCATAEDALAVMRSMAGRWSDEHIAASLNRMGLPTGHGKTWTAHRVSSVRRVRGIHAYRSAEKNGEWLTMTEAAKALGVTRHAIRRLIKTGTLPAVQVVRGAPYQIRAEDLASETIKTAIARKGRPCRTVDANTLPMFTDT
- the tnpB gene encoding IS66 family insertion sequence element accessory protein TnpB; the encoded protein is MVLVHERLEGCKFVWPQVRNGVLTLSPSQFSALFEGIDWRMVRPEAERRPTVAQ